A window of Syntrophales bacterium genomic DNA:
ACCAGCGCCAGATCGACGCCGGGGAGAAGATCATGATCGGGATCAACAAGTACCTGACTGCCGATGAAGCGCCCATCCCGTTCCTGGAGATCGACGACAGTGTCGAGAAGGAGCAGATCGAACGCCTCAGCGCCGTCCGCCGGAAGCGCGACAACAAGACCGTGAAGCGCTGCCTGGACGACCTCAAGGGTGCCTGCAAGAAGGGCGAGAACGTGATGCCCTACTGCATCGAGGCCGTGAAGAACCTGGCCAGCGTGCAGGAGATCTGCGACGTCTACCGCGAGGTTTTCGGCGAATACCGCGATCCGGGACTCTACTAGCGAGGAGGGAGGGACAGCTCAATGGCAGACAAGAAACTGCGAATCATGGTTGCGAAACCGGGCCTGGACGGTCATGACCGGGGGGCCCGCGTGCTGGCCCGCTGTTTCCGCGATGCGGGCTTCGAGGTCATTTATACGGGTTGTCACCAGACGCCCGAGCAGATCGCCGCGGCGGCCATCCAGGAGGATGTGGACATCGTCGGGCTGAGCTGCCTGTCGGGGGCGCACCGCTATCTGTTTCCGGCGGTGGTGACACTGCTGAAGGAGAAGGGAGCGGATGATATTACCGTCATCGGCGGCGGCATCATTCCGGACCAGGATTTCAAACTCATGTTTGACGCCGGTCTCAAGGCCATCTTCACGCCGGGGGCCACGCTGGACAGCATTGTGGAATGGATCAACACGAATGTACAACCAAGGGCGTGACATCATGGAAAAAGTCAATAAAATCAAGGCGGGGGATGTCAGGACGGCCTCCCGCCTCATCCGCAACCTGGAAGACGGCGTCGATGAGGCCCGCACGACCATCAAGCACATCTTCCCCCTCACGGGAAAGGCCCACGTGATCGGCATCACCGGGTCCCCCGGGGCGGGAAAGAGCACCCTCGTGGACGGTCTCGTCGAGTGTTTCCGGAAGCGCGAAAAAACGGTGGGCGTCCTCGCCGTGGACCCCACCAGCCCCTTCACGGGAGGCGCCATCCTGGGCGACCGGATCCGCATGCAGCGCCACGCGGAGGACCCCGGGGTCTTTGTCCGCAGCCTCGCCACCCGGGGTGCCCTGGGCGGCCTGGCCAAGGCCGTGGGAGACGCGATCCACGTCATGGATGTCATGGGAATGGACATGGTGATCGTGGAGACCGTCGGAACCGGCCAGCAGGAGGTGGATATCATCAACCACTCCCATACGGTGATCGTCGTGCTGATTCCCGGGATGGGAGACGAGATCCAGGCCATCAAGGCCGGGATCATGGAGATCGCCGACCTGTTCGTCATCAACAAGGCGGACCGGGAGGGATCCTCGAAGCTGCGGCGGGAACTCATGGCCATGCTGGACATGGCACCGCCGAACACGTTTCCCGGAGGGTGGCGGCCGCCCATCATCCGGGTGGAGAACGCATTTGAACCGGAGGGATTCGGAAAAAGCCTGGAAGAGCTGACGGCAACCATCGTGGAACATTATCAGCATCTCGTAAAACACGATCTGCTGGGATCCCGGATCCGCCGGAAGGCCGTGGTGGAGCTCAACGAGGCGGTCCGGAACTGCATGCTCGAACCGGTTCTGAAACGTCTTGTTGCCTCCGGGGAGATGGAGAAGATGGTGGAGATGCTCCTCAAGAAGGAGTCCGATCCTTACACCCTGGCGGAAAACATTGCCGGACGGTATTTGAAAAACTGCGACTGAGCGGGGCCATCCGGATGAAGCGGCAGCAGACCCGGGATTTCGCCCTCCGGGGGCATTGCCTCCCGGAGGGAGCCCGGGTTTTTTCATTGCTGTCGCAGGATGCCGCTGTCCACCGTCCGTAGGAAGAAGGAGTGATGGAGTGGAAGCAGCAGGCGATGATCGTATCACGGAAGCCCTGTCCCGGTTCAACCAGGGGGTGGTGATCGTCCTGACGGGCAACGGGAAGGGAAAGACCACGTCCGCCATGGGACAGGCCCTGCGGGCCCTGGGACACGGGAAGAAGGTTCTTGTGATCCAGTTCATGAAAGGCAGGAAGTACGGGGAAGTCCTGGCGGCGGAGCGGCATCTGCCGGGGATCACGATCGTCCAGAGCGGCCTCGACAGCTTCGTGATGCGGGACAATCCGGCCCCGGTTGATGTCGAGCTGGCGAGACAGGGGCTGGAGATGGCCCGGGAGGCCCTGGCGGCGGGGAACCATGACATGGTGATTCTCGACGAGATCAACGTCGCCGTCGATTTCAGGCTGATCCCCCTCGCGGACCTGCTGGCGCTGATCCGCAGCAAACCGGCGGCGGTGGACCTGATTCTCACGGGCCGCTACGCGCCACCGGAGGTCCTGGAACTCGCCGATACGGTCAGCGAGATCCAGGAGGTACGGCATCATTATTCGAAGGGGATAAAAGAACGGGCCGGCATCGAATACTGAGACGACCTCGGAACAAGCCCGGATGCTTCGTTGCGCTTCACCCCTCGTCACTGCGGCGTACGAAAAAGTACGCCTCGCTCCTCGGGAGTCGCGCGCCTCGCCTGCGAGCCTTTTGCGACGTCGTCCATGAGGAGTTTCCGAGACTACGGAGATAGGTTATTCACGGCTCGGGACTTCGGGCGCTTTGCATCCGACCATTTTTGAACAGCCCGGAGACGACGTCGGAAAAGCCCCGGAGGCGGCGTTGCGCCGGATTGTGATTTCTCATGGCAGGCAGTCATCCATTCGAAAATTCACCATGGTTCAGGCGAATGAAGGCCTCTCTCCGCAGGGGAGGAGCGACGGAGGTGCGGCCGATTGCCGTCGATTCCGTTGTCGTGGACGAGCGGGTCAGGCTTAAATGCCAGGTGCCGCTCTGCGACAGCTATGGACGGAATTTCACCTGTCCCCCGTTTCTCCCGCCGGTATCGGAGTTTCGGGAGATGCTGCCCCGCTTCACCAATGCCTTGCTGGTGCAGGTTTCCGCTGACGGTCCGTTTGATCCCCCGAAAAGCGTTTTCGTTTATGCGAAAAAGCTTCATGAACTGATGAACCGGGCGGAGCGGATGGCGTTTGTGGAAGGCTTCCGTTTCGCCGCGGCCCTGATTGGAGGCTGCTGCCGTCTCTGCAATGAGTGTGCGGCAGTCCGGCCCGGAGAGCCTTGCCGCCATCCATTCCGGGCGAGGCCTTCCATGGAGGCCATGGGCATCGATGTCCTGGCTACCCTGGAAAAGGCGGGGCTGCCGGGGCGGTTTCCCGTCCACAAGCGGGTTGACTGGACGGGGCTCCTATTGTTCTGAGAACGGGCGGTTTCGTTCCTGCCGCGAGGAGGAGAATCGTTATGGCCATTTTGAAGGAAGGGGGAATCCCCATCGGCAGGATGCTCTTCATCCCGCGGGAAGGGGACCTGAAAAAGGAAGATCTTGAGATCGAGTCAAACGGCCAGTATTCGCTGATCGAGCGTCCCGACTGTTTTGTCATCAAGAACGGCGAGTGCTGCCGGAGCATCCTGGTGAAGGTGTTCCGAAAGGAATAGCCGTGCGCAGAGGCGGCGGCGACAGGCCGGCTGCAATTCCTGTTCAACCGTCGGAATGAAAAAAGAGCCTCCGGGGTCCCCCGGGGGCTCTTTGCGTTGTCGCGTCGGCCTTCAGGCCTTATTTCAGGCTGCTCAGGATGTCCCGGGCGATGATGACCCTCTGGATCTGGTTGGTTCCCTCGTAGATCGAGGTGATCCGGACGTCCCGGGCAAAGCGCTCTATCGGGAATTCCCGGGTGTAGCCGTATCCGCCCAGGATCTGAAGGGCGTTATAGCAGGCCCGCTCCGCCGCTTCCGTGGCGTAGTACTTGGCCATGGATGCCTGGCGGGCGAAGAACCGGCCGTTTTCCTTCTGGTAGGCCGCGTTCATCAGGAGGAGCCGCGCCGCTTCGAGCTCCGTGTAGGACTCGGCGATCATCCACTGGATGGCCTGAAAATTCGAAATGGGCTGATCGAACTGACGGCGCTCCAGGGCGTACTTGGCGGCATACTCGATGGCCGCCTGGCCGATGCCGAGCCCCAGGGACCCGATGCCGATCCGGCCTCCCGCCAGTTCACCCACGGCGGTCCGGAAGCCGTCGTTCGGCTTGCCCATGAGGGCGTCTTTGGGAACCCGGCAGTCCTCGAAGATCAACTCGTTCGTTATGGACGCGTGCTGGCCCATCTTGTGCTCGGCCCGGCCCACGGTGAATCCCTTAAGCCCGTTTTCCACGAGGAACGTGCTGATACCCTTTCCTTTGGGAGCGGATTTGTCCGTCACGGCCCAGACGACGAAGACGCCGGCGTACTCTGCGCTGGTGATGAACATCTTGTTGCCGTTGAGGACCCATTCGTTGCCGTCCAGGACAGCGGAGCACCGCATTCCGGCGGGGTCCGAGCCGGCCGTGGTTTCCGTCAGGCCGAAACCGCCGGCATAGTACTCGCCGGAGCAGATTTTCGGGATGTATTTCATCCTCTGTTCTTCCGAGCCGATGGCCTGGATGACCTCGCAGACCATGTTGTTCACCGACATGGTGACGCCCGTGGAAGCGCAGGCCTTGCCGATCTCGGTCACGGCCAGGCTGAAGGCCACGACGCCCGCCTCGGATCCGCCGTAGTCGGCCTTCACGTTGATTCCCATGAGTCCAAGGCCGGCAAGCTTCCTCAAGTTGGCGCAGAAGGCCGCTCGGTCGTCCTGCTCGTCCAGTTTTGCCGCCAGGGGCTCGAGTTCCGTCCTGGCAAAGTTGCGCGCCGTGTCCTGGATGATTCTTTGCTCTTCCGTGAGATCTAGATTCATCGTTTCTTTCCTTCCCTCCGAATGTATTACGCGCCGGCGGACTCCGTTGGCAGCGGTTCTGGAGGGCGCCGGATCATGCGCGTTCTCTTGAAAGTCCGGGAAGGGGGATCCATCCCCCCCTCCCGGACGGCTGGCTTGCAAGCGGCGCGGGGCATGGAGTCCCGGCGCCGATTGTGTGAGGCATCAGGCCCCCTTGTCGATGATGGCCTGAATTGCGGGCGTATAATCCGTCTTCGCGGGCAGGAAGATCAGTTCCGGATCGACGAACTCCCGGAGCACGAACAGCTCCCTGTAGGTCGGATGTGGGGTTTCACCCTTGACATTCGACACATTGAGATCGAAGCCGCAATTCTCCTTGACCTGTTCCACCGTGACGCCCGGATGGTGGGTCTCCAGGTAGATGATCCCATCTTTGTCGAAGCGGTAGACGCCCATGTTGGTCACGACGGCGGTGGGACCGCAGTCGGCGAAGGCGGTGTTCTTCCAGACTTCCTTCTTGGGTTTCCACTCGTTGGTCTTGAAGTCCCAGCACCACCAGCCGGGGGTGGTCGTGTAGTCGTTCCGCTCCAGGAAGCGTCGTTTCTCCTGGAGAATGATGTAGGCGGTCCGTTTTGCCATGGTCCCGATGTCGGAGTTTCCGCCGGACCCGGTGAAGCGGTGGGAGGGGGCGAAATAGTCTCCAATGGAGGTCACGTTGACGCCTCCATACTTGTCGATCGCCGCACCGCCGAGGAACCCGAGTGTGACGTAACCCTGCTGCAGGTAGTAACCGAAGGTGTCGACGAGGCCGCCCAGGGTGGAGCTCATGTTGGCCGCCCGCTGGTCGCAGACGGACATGGGGACGTGCATCGTCTTGCCGTCGCAGATTCCTGATTCGTAGATCAGGGTCGCCTTCGGCGCGTTCGTGAAGTTGGCCGTCATGATGCCCACCATGGGTAGCCCCGTGCCGGCGAACACGATATCTTCATTCCGAACTTCATGAGCCACGGCAATGGCCATCAGCTCCGGAAGGATGAATTCCCCCGGCTTCGCGGACTCATTGGGAATCAGGTCGATCAATCCCATCAATTCTTCCATTGATTTTGCCATGTTTCGTATCCCCCCTTTCTTTTAATAACCGCTTCGTGCCACGGACAAGGGCATCTTCATCCTGGGCGCCGGTTTCTTTCCTCTCATCATGCGAACGCTGTAACCGGTCGTGCTGTCCGCCTTCAGGTCGAGAAGCCGTTTGGCACCCAGCTTGACAACGAAGTCTTCCCAGCTCTTGGGACCGAAGACCCACTCGTCGAGCCACTTTTTCAGGTCATCGTTGTTCCGGGAGGCCTTGTCCATATCCCGCATGAAGGGCGCGTCGTAGTCGTAGTAGAAGGGAACCGAGCTCGGGAATGCGCCCCATGGGCACTCCACGACGGCGTCCACGACGAAGTAGGGGATCTGGTTCGTCTCGGGAAGTTTTCTCATCTCCGATTCAGGGACAATCTCCTCGGCGAGGATCACGACCTTGTCACAGGCAAAGGAGATCTCCTTGTCGATGGTGCCGACGCCGCGCCAGCGGGCCGTTCCCTTGTCACCGGCCTGGGCGACGTGGATGATGGCCAGCTCCGGCTTGGCTGCCGGCAGCAGGATGGTGTCACCCTCGCCCCAGAAGGGTTCTTCCATCTGGATAAATTTCTTCCGGGGGATTTTGGCATTCTTGCCGTCCCGCATGCCCGCCTTGCCGAGGGCGTCATATTTGGGATTGTAGAGATCGGAGCCCAGGGGGGCGGAATAAGGGATGAAGGGCGCCCCGATGGCGCCGGCGAGGAACCGCATGGCCATGGCGCCATGGGAATAATCCTCCAGAATCACCTTGCCGGCCTTGTAGTGCCGCTCCAGGTTGATGTCGATCTTGCCGGCCATTTCACCCCAGCCCATCCAGTCCGTCTCATAAATCTTCATGGCGTTGACGGAGTTCAGCAGCCAGGTACACACACCGCCATGCCGGTCGATGACATGAATGTCTTTGATGCCCTGACGGACCGTCTCCCAGGCGAAGGCGAAGGGGTTCCGGTTGAAGCCCGTGAACCCGCTGAACGCGCAGATGACCCCGTTGTGCATGTACGTCTTGACTGCTTCCTCCAGCGACAGGATCTCCGCCTTTTTCGATTTCCCGCGAATTCTTGCCATTGTTACCTCCTTTTCAGTGCAATGATAAACCCCCTTGAATAACCTGAAAACTCATAAGAACAGACCGGCTCTGTGTTTTGTGTGCTCACCTCCCTTCTTCGTGAAGAAATGAATGATGGCCTGATGTACGGAAAAAGACGCCGCAGGGAGCGGCAATGTGCTGATCATTCCGCGGCGGATGCGAGAGGAGCGGCATAAAGAGATCCCTTGGGCCTCTCAGGGCGAACTCCTGTTGAATGGTGCAACTGTTATGTCAGAGGTTGAGGAAACGACGATCCGCCCGGCCTCCGGCTGACCGGTTTACCCGGTTCTGGTGCAGTGTCGGGGGGCGGGCATGACGGGATGAAATTCGAAATAGGGTATAAGGGATCGGCCCCTCGGTGTCAAGAAATAATTGGGGATGTTTCCAGGGGTTGAGACCTCCCCGGTACCATCGCGGCGGATGCGGCGCAGGGGAGGCCGGTCATGCCGGCCGGGGAGCCATCTCTTCCAGGATCTCATCCAGGTAGGCCGGGGGCAGCGATTCGCCGAGGGTCTCCATGTCCGTCTCCAGGACTTCGCAGAGGGCCAGGGTCAAACCTTCATACAGGATCATCAGATGGTGGAGGGACTCTTCCGCCCGCTCCTCCAGCAGGGCCTCTTCCAGGGTTTCCCGGATGAAGGGGTCTCCTGCCAGATCCAGCGAGGACCGGCCCAGGGCTTCCAGGTACCGGGACGGCGCCTCGTCGCTGCTGTAAAGGATCGCCATCTGCCGGAAGGCCAGATAGCAGTAGATCGCCCGCTGGGTGATGTCCTCTTCGCCAAGCATATCATGCTCCTTCGGGGTCGGAAAAAAGGCGTTCTCCCCTCCGGCTCCGGTCGAAGCAGCACGCCTCCATGCCGGGGACGACTACGCGCACCGTGGGGATGCCGGTCGCATCATCCGTCAGGTCCACGGCAATCACCCGGTCCAGGCCGCGGTTCGCGCATCTGGACATCAGGAGGCGCACGTCATCGCAAATGTCGTCCCGAAAATCGGCGTCCATGTCGCCCAGGCTGATCTGCCGGTGGCTGAAGAACCGGTAATCCTGTTCCTCCTCCCGGAAATAGGCTGAGCAAGCCTCCTGCAGGCCCGCCAGACCCTTCGTCTGCAGGAACAGGGCGCGGGTGGTGACGATTTCCAGCAGGGCCCGGGCCAGGGCCACGCGAGGATCCAGGTGGGTTCCGAAACCGTCGATGGGGATCATGGAATCGTACTGCAGATCCCTGGAAAAGGCGGCGATCGTGGGTACCCCGACGTCCGAGGTGATGTTCTTGGCCACGATTTCGACCTCCGCCTCGCTGAATTTTCCGATGATGTCGAGGAGGAAGGCATTGCCGTCCGCCGCCTCCACCGACAGGGCGTCCAGTGCCTCGGCCCGGTACTGGGCGATGCTCCAGGCGTCGCGCTCGATCACCTCCGTGAGGCCGTGTTCCACGGCTTCTTCCAGGGTATTGCCTGCGGCGATGCCGTTGGTGTGGGTGTGGATGACCAGGATATCGTCCAGATGAAAGGGATGAAAGACGGCGCAGGCGGGCAGGTATACCCCCTCTTCGCGCAGGAGGTCGTAGCCCGCGGTCCAGAAGATGGGACGGTCGTCGTCGTACTCGCTGACCCGCGAGAGAATCAGGTCCGGCGGGTGGAGGACATTGAAGCGTTGGGACAGCCGGCGGTAACTGTCCCGGATCAGCCTTTCCCGATGGATTTCCCGGAACTCGGATGCGTATCGCTCAACGGACTCCATTGTCAGGGATACCCGGGCCTGGACGGGCGTGATTCCCTTGCCGGTGTGTCGGGTCTGGGATCCGTCCGGACGGATCCTCCGGCAGGTGAAGACCGGGATGCCGATGCGATCGTCTCCCGCGGCGTCCCGGACTTCCAGCATTCCGACGGTCTCTTCCAGGCGGGCGATGAGCGCCAGGGTCTCCGCGGGCGGGCATGAGCGGTGGGTCTCCAGGATGTAGGTCTTCGGACAGGGCTTGAGCGAGAAGGGCGGCATCCGTCGTCTCCTGGTGGATCGGGGCTGCCGGATCAGCAAACTACGCCTGCCGGCGACGGGAAGGAAGTCAATCCCATATCGGACGGACTGTCAACCGTTTTGTGAAGCGATATCCGAAACTCCCGGAGAATCCGGCGGCGGGAGCCAAAGAAATTGACAAACAGCCGGGGTTGTGAGAAAAACCGGAACCAGTCTTTTACTGGTAAAAGCGCCTTTTTCCCCCTTCCCCAACATAGCAACGAACCGGACCTGCACGGCAGTGGAGCGCGCGGGGCAGGTCCGGGGGAAATAAAAGGAGGATGAGATGGAGAAGGTACCGCAGAAACTGGATAAAACCAGACCAAAGTTTTACGCCGATGCCAAGATCAGCGGGTTCGGCGAACGGAAACCCGATTATTCCGGCATGGGGAGAAAGATCAAGGGGCAGTTCAAGGGACTCCGCGAGGTGGTCTGTGTGGAGGCATGCCGCACACCTTACGGTGTCTTTGGCGGGTCCCTCAAGGGGTTCGACGCCCCCCAGCTGGGAGCCCTGGCCATCAAGGAGTGCCTGCGGCGGACAGGCGGCAAAGTCAAGCCGGAGGACATCGATTATGTGTTCATGGGCCAGGTGGTGCCTGCCGGATGCGGACAGGTGCCGAGCCGCCAGGCGACCCTGCTGGCAGGACTTCCCGAGTCCGTGCCGTCCATCACGGTGAACAAGGTCTGTTCGTCGGGCATCAAGACGATCGACCTGGCCGTTCAGATGATCCAGACGGGAAGGGCGGAGGTCGTCATCGCCGGGGGCCAGGAGAGCATGTCGAACTGTCCATACTCGCTTCCCGACATGCGCTGGGGAAACCGGATGGGCCTTCCCAACGGAAGGATGGTAGACCTGATGGTCTATGACGGTCTCTGGGACGCCTTCTACAACCGGCACATGGCGATCCATGGCTCGGAAACGGCTGACGAGTTCGGATTCACCCGGCAGGACCAGGATGAGTGGGCGTACACCTCGCAGATGCGGGCCGTGGAGGCCATGAAGGCGGGCCGCCTGGACGATGAGATCTTCCCCGTGGAGATCAAGAAGGGCAAGGACACGGCGGTCTTCGACAAGGACGAGGGCCCCCGGACCGGAACGACCATGGACGGCCTGGGCAAGCTGCCTCCCGTCTTCAACCACAAGAGCACCGTCACGGGACAGCCCGGCAGCGTGACCGCGGGCAACGCGCCCGGCGTGAACGACGGCGGCGACGTCTGCATGCTCATGAGCGCCGAAAAAGCGAAAGAGCTTGGCCTGAAGCCCCTCTTCACGATACTCGGTTACGCGGAGGTTTCCCAGCCGACGAAGGACATCGCCACGGTCCCGGGGCTCTCCATCAAGAAGATCCTCGAAGAGAACGATCTGACACTCGACCAGGTGGACCTGATCGAGATCAACGAGGCCTTCGCCGCCGTCGTCCTCGTCAGCGCCCGGAGTATCCTGGGCATGTCCAAAGAGGAGATGATGAAGAAGGTCAACGTCAACGGAAGCGCCATCGCCTACGGTCACCCCATCGGGGCCACCGGCGCCCGGATTCTCATGACCCTCGGGTATGAACTGAGGAGGCGAGGAGGCGGCATCGGCGTCTGCGGGATCTGTTCCGGCCACGCCCAGGGCGA
This region includes:
- a CDS encoding cobalamin B12-binding domain-containing protein gives rise to the protein MADKKLRIMVAKPGLDGHDRGARVLARCFRDAGFEVIYTGCHQTPEQIAAAAIQEDVDIVGLSCLSGAHRYLFPAVVTLLKEKGADDITVIGGGIIPDQDFKLMFDAGLKAIFTPGATLDSIVEWINTNVQPRA
- the meaB gene encoding methylmalonyl Co-A mutase-associated GTPase MeaB; its protein translation is MEKVNKIKAGDVRTASRLIRNLEDGVDEARTTIKHIFPLTGKAHVIGITGSPGAGKSTLVDGLVECFRKREKTVGVLAVDPTSPFTGGAILGDRIRMQRHAEDPGVFVRSLATRGALGGLAKAVGDAIHVMDVMGMDMVIVETVGTGQQEVDIINHSHTVIVVLIPGMGDEIQAIKAGIMEIADLFVINKADREGSSKLRRELMAMLDMAPPNTFPGGWRPPIIRVENAFEPEGFGKSLEELTATIVEHYQHLVKHDLLGSRIRRKAVVELNEAVRNCMLEPVLKRLVASGEMEKMVEMLLKKESDPYTLAENIAGRYLKNCD
- a CDS encoding cob(I)yrinic acid a,c-diamide adenosyltransferase; translation: MEAAGDDRITEALSRFNQGVVIVLTGNGKGKTTSAMGQALRALGHGKKVLVIQFMKGRKYGEVLAAERHLPGITIVQSGLDSFVMRDNPAPVDVELARQGLEMAREALAAGNHDMVILDEINVAVDFRLIPLADLLALIRSKPAAVDLILTGRYAPPEVLELADTVSEIQEVRHHYSKGIKERAGIEY
- a CDS encoding DUF2284 domain-containing protein; translated protein: MKASLRRGGATEVRPIAVDSVVVDERVRLKCQVPLCDSYGRNFTCPPFLPPVSEFREMLPRFTNALLVQVSADGPFDPPKSVFVYAKKLHELMNRAERMAFVEGFRFAAALIGGCCRLCNECAAVRPGEPCRHPFRARPSMEAMGIDVLATLEKAGLPGRFPVHKRVDWTGLLLF
- a CDS encoding acyl-CoA dehydrogenase family protein; the encoded protein is MNLDLTEEQRIIQDTARNFARTELEPLAAKLDEQDDRAAFCANLRKLAGLGLMGINVKADYGGSEAGVVAFSLAVTEIGKACASTGVTMSVNNMVCEVIQAIGSEEQRMKYIPKICSGEYYAGGFGLTETTAGSDPAGMRCSAVLDGNEWVLNGNKMFITSAEYAGVFVVWAVTDKSAPKGKGISTFLVENGLKGFTVGRAEHKMGQHASITNELIFEDCRVPKDALMGKPNDGFRTAVGELAGGRIGIGSLGLGIGQAAIEYAAKYALERRQFDQPISNFQAIQWMIAESYTELEAARLLLMNAAYQKENGRFFARQASMAKYYATEAAERACYNALQILGGYGYTREFPIERFARDVRITSIYEGTNQIQRVIIARDILSSLK
- a CDS encoding CoA-transferase; translation: MAKSMEELMGLIDLIPNESAKPGEFILPELMAIAVAHEVRNEDIVFAGTGLPMVGIMTANFTNAPKATLIYESGICDGKTMHVPMSVCDQRAANMSSTLGGLVDTFGYYLQQGYVTLGFLGGAAIDKYGGVNVTSIGDYFAPSHRFTGSGGNSDIGTMAKRTAYIILQEKRRFLERNDYTTTPGWWCWDFKTNEWKPKKEVWKNTAFADCGPTAVVTNMGVYRFDKDGIIYLETHHPGVTVEQVKENCGFDLNVSNVKGETPHPTYRELFVLREFVDPELIFLPAKTDYTPAIQAIIDKGA
- a CDS encoding CoA-transferase translates to MARIRGKSKKAEILSLEEAVKTYMHNGVICAFSGFTGFNRNPFAFAWETVRQGIKDIHVIDRHGGVCTWLLNSVNAMKIYETDWMGWGEMAGKIDINLERHYKAGKVILEDYSHGAMAMRFLAGAIGAPFIPYSAPLGSDLYNPKYDALGKAGMRDGKNAKIPRKKFIQMEEPFWGEGDTILLPAAKPELAIIHVAQAGDKGTARWRGVGTIDKEISFACDKVVILAEEIVPESEMRKLPETNQIPYFVVDAVVECPWGAFPSSVPFYYDYDAPFMRDMDKASRNNDDLKKWLDEWVFGPKSWEDFVVKLGAKRLLDLKADSTTGYSVRMMRGKKPAPRMKMPLSVARSGY
- a CDS encoding YcaO-like family protein; translation: MPPFSLKPCPKTYILETHRSCPPAETLALIARLEETVGMLEVRDAAGDDRIGIPVFTCRRIRPDGSQTRHTGKGITPVQARVSLTMESVERYASEFREIHRERLIRDSYRRLSQRFNVLHPPDLILSRVSEYDDDRPIFWTAGYDLLREEGVYLPACAVFHPFHLDDILVIHTHTNGIAAGNTLEEAVEHGLTEVIERDAWSIAQYRAEALDALSVEAADGNAFLLDIIGKFSEAEVEIVAKNITSDVGVPTIAAFSRDLQYDSMIPIDGFGTHLDPRVALARALLEIVTTRALFLQTKGLAGLQEACSAYFREEEQDYRFFSHRQISLGDMDADFRDDICDDVRLLMSRCANRGLDRVIAVDLTDDATGIPTVRVVVPGMEACCFDRSRRGERLFSDPEGA
- a CDS encoding acetyl-CoA C-acyltransferase encodes the protein MEKVPQKLDKTRPKFYADAKISGFGERKPDYSGMGRKIKGQFKGLREVVCVEACRTPYGVFGGSLKGFDAPQLGALAIKECLRRTGGKVKPEDIDYVFMGQVVPAGCGQVPSRQATLLAGLPESVPSITVNKVCSSGIKTIDLAVQMIQTGRAEVVIAGGQESMSNCPYSLPDMRWGNRMGLPNGRMVDLMVYDGLWDAFYNRHMAIHGSETADEFGFTRQDQDEWAYTSQMRAVEAMKAGRLDDEIFPVEIKKGKDTAVFDKDEGPRTGTTMDGLGKLPPVFNHKSTVTGQPGSVTAGNAPGVNDGGDVCMLMSAEKAKELGLKPLFTILGYAEVSQPTKDIATVPGLSIKKILEENDLTLDQVDLIEINEAFAAVVLVSARSILGMSKEEMMKKVNVNGSAIAYGHPIGATGARILMTLGYELRRRGGGIGVCGICSGHAQGDAMLIRVDK